Proteins encoded by one window of Lutibacter sp. A64:
- a CDS encoding geranylgeranylglycerol-phosphate geranylgeranyltransferase, which translates to MDLLEISKNNTKKNAPFYVKMLSLFSVVRGYNILLIIIAQYLTSIFILAPEKSLKTILLDVNLYFIVLATMCVIAAGYIINNFYDFETDKINKPLKTKIDTIVEQKIKLPIYFVLNFLGFVFGLLVSWRAALFFSVYIFSIWLYSHKLKKYPLTGLFAPAVLSILPFFAVFVYYKNFSEIIFTHAALLFFILLIRELVKDLERIKGDFVKNYQTIAVKYGEHFTKLLISFLVLLTLNPIYFLLKYPEIGGMKYYLYISILMLIVFLLFLWFSKSKRNYTLLHWLLKLLIFAGVFSLAFIDTSILIERILPS; encoded by the coding sequence ATGGATTTACTCGAAATTTCTAAAAATAACACTAAAAAAAATGCTCCATTTTATGTTAAAATGTTGAGTCTGTTTTCTGTTGTTAGAGGGTATAATATCTTATTAATTATAATTGCCCAATATTTAACATCTATATTTATTTTAGCCCCAGAAAAATCACTAAAAACCATATTGTTAGATGTTAACTTGTATTTTATTGTTTTAGCAACAATGTGTGTTATTGCTGCTGGGTATATAATTAATAATTTTTATGATTTTGAAACTGATAAAATAAATAAACCTTTAAAAACAAAGATTGATACTATTGTAGAGCAGAAAATTAAATTGCCTATTTATTTTGTATTAAATTTTTTAGGTTTTGTTTTTGGATTGTTGGTTTCTTGGAGAGCAGCTTTGTTTTTTTCAGTATATATTTTTTCAATTTGGTTGTATTCACATAAGTTAAAAAAATATCCGTTAACAGGTTTATTTGCTCCTGCTGTATTATCAATACTACCTTTTTTTGCTGTTTTTGTGTATTATAAAAATTTTTCAGAAATTATTTTTACACATGCAGCATTATTGTTTTTTATTCTATTAATTAGAGAGTTGGTAAAGGATTTAGAACGCATAAAAGGAGATTTTGTTAAAAACTACCAGACTATTGCAGTCAAATACGGAGAACATTTTACCAAGTTATTAATCTCGTTTTTGGTGTTGTTAACACTAAACCCAATTTACTTTTTGTTAAAGTATCCAGAAATTGGAGGAATGAAATATTACCTATACATAAGTATTTTAATGCTTATTGTTTTTTTACTGTTTTTGTGGTTTAGTAAAAGTAAAAGAAATTACACATTGCTTCATTGGTTACTAAAGCTGCTTATATTTGCAGGTGTTTTTAGCTTAGCATTTATAGATACTTCAATTTTAATTGAGCGTATTTTACCAAGTTAA
- a CDS encoding hybrid sensor histidine kinase/response regulator transcription factor codes for MLKNYLIKFILLFSTIVLYSQTNSVNFHKLDIHGVLFNKRVNTLFVDSFGYLWIGSNSGLYKYDGHNITEYQYDAFTPHSLPNNNINSIFEDDYNNLWIGSESYLICFNRKDNKFKGYLKNKTSIVKNKTKSGDIWVKLENYGLLKVETNKDVNSIELDSEFSTQIIKNIYKIEKQNLSLIEDNFGRNWIGTEEGILKLNKKGEITPTTFNKKVLNMELLGNNQIIVLTPSDIYILGYNKSDSKLEILENYTNLLTNFDPNTTLSTIAINTKSDELWIGTTSGLIKGNRKNNKYEFSHYLNESNSDNLLNNTITSTIFDTYGNLWIGSFKGVNKYLGRTPLFEFHELSTNNNLTNCLDNQKSNKLLVGLNNGLFTFNKTTKTALKINNTIETASVVTKNFEKTELIIADNNNIYNSKNYNPNNPKNFELIKVKTYQNPIKDIVPINKNEMWVGIWGEGVDIINSENILSEFKKKIIEELKGNHTSTILLTTGNQLFIGTRGEGLYIIDLIKENYKHYLPTLANGLTSNAILSLYEDKSGKIWIGTRGGGINVYDIESKKFKNFRKTTTNNPKVVTAIEEDFNGNIWMSTQDGIAMLNLTTERFMSFGVEDGINENQFVFNSSTSDEQKKILYFGCADGFYSVYPDQLIPQNIVPNTVITNFSTLGEVYENNSANALSPVNNINIYAKEPIVLPYNQNNIYVNFSSLDLTAPNKNLYAYKLDGLNDYWVYTDASNRSANYNDLAPGTYTFKAKSSNSDGIWNETPSEITFTIKPPIWKSNWAIFGYILISILIIYINIILIKRWYLLKKNLVKETISREKDNEHNRMKMIFFTDISHELRTPLSLILGTIEKVVKEKKFTLSPLTSQRIYNNTLRMNRLINQIMDIRKFDEGKFKLKISKNDIVRDINTIKNAFNDFAKIYSIKYEFITEDKEIKAWYDVDLLEKILFNLLSNAFKFTKENGEITVKLELIKPKNLQINSHNIDGKHIKCSVRDNGVGIPKKDLKSIFDRYYQATKSQRNQIPGTGIGMELVSKLIERHHGTITVESEENVFTEFTFYLPIAKNKYNKNERLETGTPLKRNFIKNNEFQIIEEVSSKFKENEIKKEKSKKPKILIVEDNDDLRQMIKSELNPTFNVVEASNGQIGYEVALKEKPELIISDILMPIQDGVSMLKQIKKNAELSNIPIFMLTAKNSNETKIDCLSLGANDYIEKPFSLEFLQWKIKNTLTTRQELKEKYSKLITTAPTDIQIDSNDEKFIKKLIKIIEENMSSNILNVEFLASEIGMSRANLYRKVQVILNDTPVNFIKTIKLKRAAQLLKKNKIYISEIAYMTGFNNQKYFSKCFSKEYGISPTEYIKKHAK; via the coding sequence ATGCTTAAAAATTATTTAATAAAATTCATCTTACTATTTAGTACTATTGTACTCTATTCACAAACTAACTCTGTAAATTTCCATAAGTTAGACATTCATGGAGTGCTTTTTAACAAAAGAGTTAATACCTTATTTGTAGATAGTTTTGGATATTTATGGATTGGAAGTAATTCTGGATTATATAAATACGACGGGCATAATATTACCGAATATCAATATGATGCTTTCACACCACATTCGCTTCCTAATAATAATATCAATTCCATTTTTGAAGATGACTATAACAACTTATGGATAGGTAGTGAAAGTTACCTTATTTGCTTCAATAGAAAAGATAATAAGTTTAAAGGATACTTAAAAAACAAGACCTCAATTGTAAAAAACAAAACAAAGTCTGGAGATATATGGGTAAAGTTAGAAAACTATGGATTATTAAAAGTTGAAACGAATAAAGATGTTAACAGCATAGAATTAGATTCTGAATTTAGCACCCAGATAATTAAAAATATTTATAAGATTGAAAAACAAAACCTATCATTAATTGAAGATAATTTTGGAAGAAATTGGATTGGTACAGAAGAAGGTATTTTAAAACTAAATAAAAAAGGAGAAATTACACCAACAACATTTAATAAAAAGGTTTTAAACATGGAACTTTTAGGTAATAATCAAATTATTGTCTTAACTCCAAGTGACATCTATATTTTAGGATATAACAAATCTGACAGTAAATTAGAGATACTTGAAAATTACACTAATTTATTAACCAATTTTGATCCAAACACAACTTTAAGCACAATTGCAATTAACACTAAAAGTGATGAATTGTGGATAGGTACAACATCTGGATTAATAAAAGGAAATAGGAAAAATAATAAATACGAATTTTCTCATTATTTAAACGAATCTAACTCAGACAATTTATTAAACAACACCATTACTTCAACAATATTTGACACTTACGGAAATCTGTGGATTGGTTCTTTTAAAGGTGTTAATAAATATTTAGGAAGAACTCCACTTTTTGAATTTCATGAACTCTCTACAAACAATAACTTAACCAATTGTTTAGACAATCAAAAATCAAACAAATTATTAGTTGGTTTAAATAATGGATTATTTACTTTTAATAAAACAACTAAAACTGCTTTAAAAATTAATAACACCATAGAAACAGCTTCTGTTGTAACAAAAAACTTCGAAAAAACAGAGCTTATTATTGCTGACAATAATAATATTTATAATTCAAAAAATTACAACCCTAACAACCCTAAAAACTTTGAATTAATAAAAGTTAAAACCTACCAAAATCCAATAAAAGACATTGTACCCATAAACAAAAACGAAATGTGGGTAGGTATTTGGGGAGAAGGTGTAGATATAATAAACAGTGAAAACATACTATCAGAGTTCAAAAAAAAGATTATAGAAGAATTAAAAGGCAATCATACCTCAACAATTTTATTAACTACAGGTAATCAATTATTTATAGGAACAAGAGGTGAAGGTTTATACATAATAGATTTAATAAAAGAAAACTACAAACACTATTTACCAACACTTGCTAATGGTTTAACCTCTAATGCTATTTTAAGCCTTTACGAAGATAAAAGTGGAAAAATATGGATCGGAACAAGAGGTGGTGGTATAAATGTATATGACATAGAATCTAAAAAATTCAAAAATTTCAGAAAAACAACTACTAACAATCCAAAAGTAGTTACTGCCATAGAAGAAGACTTTAATGGCAATATTTGGATGAGTACACAAGACGGTATTGCCATGCTAAATTTAACAACTGAAAGGTTTATGTCTTTTGGTGTAGAAGATGGTATAAATGAAAATCAGTTTGTTTTTAATTCTAGTACTTCAGATGAGCAAAAAAAGATTTTATATTTTGGTTGTGCCGACGGTTTTTATAGCGTGTATCCAGATCAACTAATTCCACAAAACATAGTACCTAATACGGTAATAACCAATTTTTCTACACTTGGAGAAGTATATGAAAACAATTCAGCTAATGCTCTAAGTCCTGTAAATAATATTAACATTTACGCTAAAGAACCTATTGTCTTACCTTACAATCAAAATAACATATATGTTAACTTTTCATCTTTAGATCTTACAGCGCCTAATAAGAACCTGTATGCCTATAAATTAGACGGTTTAAATGATTATTGGGTTTATACAGATGCTTCTAATAGAAGCGCTAACTATAACGACTTAGCGCCTGGAACTTACACCTTTAAAGCTAAAAGTTCCAATAGCGATGGAATATGGAATGAAACGCCTTCTGAAATAACCTTTACAATAAAACCTCCTATTTGGAAAAGCAATTGGGCTATTTTTGGCTACATTTTAATTTCAATTTTAATAATTTATATCAATATTATTTTAATTAAAAGATGGTATTTATTAAAGAAAAATTTGGTAAAAGAAACAATTAGTCGAGAAAAAGATAATGAACACAATAGAATGAAAATGATTTTTTTCACTGATATTTCTCACGAATTAAGAACTCCTTTATCTCTAATACTGGGAACCATTGAAAAAGTTGTAAAAGAAAAGAAATTTACTTTAAGCCCTTTAACAAGTCAACGTATTTATAATAATACACTAAGAATGAATCGACTTATTAACCAAATAATGGATATAAGAAAGTTTGATGAAGGTAAATTTAAATTGAAAATTTCTAAAAATGATATTGTAAGAGACATTAATACCATTAAAAATGCTTTTAATGATTTTGCTAAAATTTACAGTATAAAGTATGAATTTATAACAGAAGACAAAGAAATTAAAGCGTGGTATGACGTAGATCTCTTAGAAAAAATATTATTTAACCTTTTATCAAATGCTTTTAAATTTACCAAAGAAAATGGCGAAATTACTGTAAAATTAGAACTTATTAAACCTAAAAATTTACAAATTAACTCCCACAATATAGATGGCAAACACATTAAATGCAGTGTAAGAGATAATGGAGTAGGAATTCCTAAAAAAGATTTAAAAAGCATTTTTGACCGTTACTACCAAGCAACTAAATCTCAAAGAAATCAAATTCCAGGAACAGGTATTGGTATGGAACTTGTTTCTAAATTAATAGAAAGACACCATGGTACTATTACCGTAGAAAGTGAAGAAAATGTCTTTACCGAATTTACTTTTTACCTCCCAATAGCAAAAAACAAATACAATAAAAACGAACGATTAGAAACCGGAACCCCACTAAAAAGAAATTTTATTAAAAACAATGAATTTCAAATAATTGAAGAAGTTTCCTCTAAGTTTAAAGAGAATGAAATAAAAAAAGAAAAATCTAAAAAACCTAAAATTCTTATAGTTGAAGACAATGATGATTTAAGACAAATGATTAAATCTGAGTTAAACCCTACATTTAATGTAGTTGAAGCTTCAAATGGTCAAATAGGATACGAAGTAGCTTTAAAAGAAAAACCTGAGCTTATAATTAGTGATATTTTAATGCCAATACAAGATGGAGTGTCAATGCTTAAACAAATTAAGAAAAATGCTGAACTCAGCAATATTCCAATATTTATGTTGACAGCGAAAAACTCAAATGAAACTAAAATTGATTGCTTAAGTTTAGGAGCCAATGATTATATTGAAAAACCTTTTAGCCTTGAGTTTTTACAATGGAAAATAAAAAATACACTTACAACAAGACAAGAACTTAAAGAAAAATATAGTAAACTAATAACTACAGCTCCTACTGATATTCAAATAGATTCTAATGATGAAAAATTTATAAAAAAGCTTATCAAAATAATTGAAGAAAATATGAGTAGTAACATTTTAAATGTTGAGTTTTTAGCTTCTGAAATAGGGATGAGTAGAGCCAACCTTTACAGAAAAGTTCAAGTTATTTTAAATGACACTCCTGTTAACTTTATTAAGACTATTAAATTAAAAAGAGCAGCGCAATTATTAAAGAAAAACAAAATCTATATTTCTGAAATTGCTTATATGACTGGCTTTAACAATCAAAAATATTTTAGTAAATGTTTTAGTAAAGAGTATGGTATAAGTCCAACAGAATACATAAAAAAACACGCTAAATAG
- a CDS encoding glycoside hydrolase family 2 TIM barrel-domain containing protein codes for MSKYLVALIVIATLISCNKVVLNPSNNNVANNWENPEWENPEWENPEIFQINREEPTASFYKYNEPTEAFENDSWQNSSLYQSLNGTWNFYYADSVQARPTGFYKDDFSLEGWDKIEVPSNWEMKGFGIPIYTNRTYMFPANPPFIPHNTNNVGSYKRDFEISDDWDGKDIYLHFEGVSGAMYIWVNGEKIGYNEGSKTAAEFKITDVVKKGKNSLAVQVLRWSDASYMEDQDFWRLTGIERDVYVYATNKVTLRDFRVTSDLTNNFTEGVFNVDLKVDNNSKKNVEKEVKVQLFDGDNEVYSATKKVDLAKGRTIVNFNKNIPNVKTWNAETPNLYTLLLTVNGESTAIKVGFRNIEIKNNQFLVNGKAVLLKGANLHDHSETEGHVISEELTMLDLEVMKQNNLNAIRCSHYPKNPHFYRLCDKYGFYVVDEVNIETHGMGTTNQGLDNNKKAQAVHPAYLPQWKAMHLDRTIRMFERDKNYPSIVTWSLGNEAGNGDNFVATYNWLKEQDATRPTQYEGATQYSNTDIQAPMYWTIDRMIKYAENNPTRPLIQCEYAHAMGNSVGNLQQYWDVIEKYDIMQGGFIWDWVDQGILTKNEEGEEFWAYGGDLGGQDLYNDQNFCLNGIVNPDRTAHPALYEVKKVYQYIKFKPVNLSNGEISIKNIYDFTNLNEFDFTWKLLENGVEISEGKIPTLDIDSYETKTVKINIPKLNNASAEYHLNVYALNKNETDLMPVGHVVAFEQFQLTANKLTASESTISSEISISTTDNITTLSNANFEVKFNTKTGLLDALDYGNGNLLVKGVTPNFWRATTDNDFGAKSPELLGVWKEATDTQMLTKVSLSSNGEELDLSKALTVNNNVKIETTYNLPSVKGQIVVSYTVNGQGEISVNNQLKNISSELPILPRFGNNFIINNQYQSVTWFGRGPHENYNDRNTAALVGLYKASVEELYFPYIRPQENGYRTDVRYIEFVNAAGKGLKIEGSSLISFSAHHQYNSDFDAGKTKQQRHTTDIKKRDFVNINIDYMQTGIGGDNSWSLKARAHEQFRVKAENLNYSYKITPLK; via the coding sequence ATGAGTAAGTATTTAGTCGCACTAATTGTAATAGCTACTTTAATATCATGTAATAAGGTAGTTTTAAATCCAAGTAATAATAATGTTGCTAATAATTGGGAAAATCCAGAATGGGAAAACCCAGAATGGGAAAATCCAGAAATATTTCAAATTAATAGAGAAGAACCAACAGCATCATTTTATAAATATAATGAACCAACAGAGGCTTTTGAGAATGATAGTTGGCAAAATTCTTCATTATACCAATCTTTAAATGGAACTTGGAATTTCTATTATGCAGATAGTGTACAAGCAAGACCTACAGGATTTTATAAAGATGATTTTAGCCTAGAAGGATGGGATAAAATTGAAGTACCATCAAACTGGGAAATGAAAGGTTTTGGAATACCAATATATACAAATAGAACATATATGTTTCCAGCAAATCCACCTTTTATTCCTCATAATACTAATAATGTAGGAAGTTATAAAAGAGATTTTGAAATTTCAGATGATTGGGATGGAAAAGATATTTACTTACATTTTGAAGGTGTAAGTGGTGCAATGTATATTTGGGTAAATGGAGAAAAAATTGGTTATAACGAAGGTAGTAAAACAGCAGCAGAGTTTAAAATTACAGATGTTGTTAAAAAAGGAAAAAATAGCTTAGCAGTTCAAGTATTACGTTGGTCAGATGCCAGTTATATGGAGGATCAAGATTTTTGGAGATTGACAGGTATTGAAAGAGATGTTTATGTATATGCAACTAATAAAGTTACATTACGCGATTTTAGAGTAACTTCAGATTTAACAAATAATTTTACAGAAGGTGTATTTAATGTAGATTTAAAAGTTGATAATAATTCTAAGAAAAACGTTGAAAAAGAAGTTAAAGTTCAATTGTTTGATGGGGATAATGAAGTTTATTCAGCAACTAAAAAAGTTGATTTAGCAAAGGGAAGAACTATTGTAAACTTTAATAAAAATATTCCTAATGTAAAAACTTGGAATGCTGAAACACCTAACTTATACACACTTTTACTAACTGTAAACGGTGAATCTACAGCAATAAAAGTTGGGTTTAGAAATATTGAAATTAAAAACAATCAATTTTTAGTTAATGGAAAAGCTGTTTTATTAAAAGGAGCAAATCTTCACGATCATAGTGAAACAGAAGGGCATGTAATTTCAGAAGAATTAACAATGCTAGATTTAGAGGTGATGAAACAAAATAACCTGAATGCAATTCGTTGTAGTCATTATCCTAAAAATCCACACTTTTACAGATTGTGCGATAAGTATGGTTTTTATGTAGTTGATGAGGTTAATATTGAAACTCACGGAATGGGAACTACAAATCAAGGTTTAGATAATAATAAAAAAGCACAAGCTGTTCACCCAGCATACTTACCGCAATGGAAAGCTATGCACTTGGATAGAACAATTAGAATGTTTGAACGTGATAAAAACTATCCTTCAATTGTAACTTGGTCTTTAGGTAATGAAGCTGGTAATGGAGACAATTTTGTTGCAACTTATAATTGGTTAAAAGAACAAGATGCTACTAGACCAACACAATATGAAGGAGCTACACAATACAGTAATACCGATATTCAAGCTCCAATGTATTGGACAATAGATAGAATGATAAAATACGCAGAAAATAACCCTACACGACCATTAATTCAATGTGAATATGCACATGCAATGGGGAATAGTGTTGGAAATTTACAACAATATTGGGACGTTATTGAAAAGTACGATATTATGCAAGGTGGATTTATCTGGGATTGGGTAGATCAAGGAATTTTAACTAAAAATGAAGAAGGAGAAGAGTTTTGGGCTTATGGAGGAGATTTAGGTGGTCAAGATTTATATAACGATCAAAACTTCTGTTTAAATGGAATTGTAAACCCAGACAGAACTGCTCACCCTGCTTTATATGAGGTGAAGAAAGTATATCAATACATAAAGTTTAAACCAGTTAATTTAAGTAATGGAGAAATTTCAATTAAAAATATTTATGATTTCACCAATTTAAACGAGTTTGATTTTACGTGGAAACTTTTAGAAAATGGAGTTGAAATATCTGAAGGAAAAATACCAACGTTAGATATCGATTCTTATGAAACGAAAACAGTTAAAATTAACATTCCAAAGTTAAATAATGCATCAGCAGAGTATCACTTAAATGTTTATGCTTTAAATAAAAATGAAACAGACTTAATGCCTGTAGGACATGTTGTTGCTTTTGAACAATTTCAATTAACAGCGAATAAATTAACTGCTTCAGAAAGTACAATAAGCAGTGAAATTTCTATTAGTACTACAGATAATATTACAACTCTTTCAAATGCTAATTTTGAAGTTAAATTTAATACAAAAACAGGTTTATTAGATGCTTTAGATTATGGAAATGGAAACTTATTGGTTAAAGGTGTAACTCCTAACTTTTGGAGAGCAACTACTGATAATGATTTTGGAGCAAAATCACCTGAACTTTTAGGTGTATGGAAAGAAGCGACTGACACACAAATGTTAACAAAAGTTAGTTTATCAAGTAATGGAGAAGAATTAGATTTATCTAAAGCTTTAACCGTAAATAATAATGTTAAAATTGAAACAACATATAATTTACCTTCAGTTAAGGGTCAAATAGTTGTAAGTTATACAGTAAATGGGCAAGGTGAAATTTCAGTAAATAACCAGTTGAAAAATATAAGTTCAGAACTGCCAATTTTACCAAGATTTGGAAATAATTTTATTATAAATAACCAATACCAATCAGTTACTTGGTTTGGAAGAGGACCACACGAAAATTATAACGATAGAAATACCGCTGCTTTAGTTGGACTGTATAAAGCCTCAGTTGAAGAATTATACTTCCCTTATATTAGACCACAAGAAAATGGATATAGAACAGATGTACGTTATATAGAGTTTGTTAATGCGGCAGGAAAAGGATTGAAAATTGAAGGAAGTTCATTAATAAGTTTTAGTGCACATCATCAATATAATAGTGATTTTGATGCAGGTAAAACAAAGCAACAAAGACATACAACAGATATTAAAAAGAGAGATTTTGTAAATATAAATATAGATTATATGCAAACGGGAATAGGAGGAGATAATAGTTGGAGTTTAAAAGCTCGTGCCCATGAACAATTTAGAGTAAAAGCTGAAAATTTAAATTATTCTTACAAAATAACTCCTTTAAAATAA
- a CDS encoding mevalonate kinase family protein, producing MKGPLFYAKILLFGEYGIIKDSKGLAIPYNSYQGALKKTDKLTAKTKDSNKNLLKFYTYLSNLKTNLVRFNLDEFKQDIDQGMYFDSSIPQGYGVGSSGALVASIYDKYATSKITVLENLTRDKLLKLKEVFSLMESFFHGKSSGLDPLNSYLSLPILINSKDNLEATGIPSQKEGKGAVFLLDSEIIGETEPMVNIFMNKMKNEGFRRMIDEDFAKCTDACIDDFLHGNIKSLFGNVKNLSKIVLDNFKPMIPKRFHTIWQKGIESNDYYLKLCGSGGGGYILGFTEDFSKTKTILKDYKLELVYRF from the coding sequence ATGAAAGGACCACTTTTTTACGCTAAAATTTTGCTTTTTGGAGAGTACGGAATTATTAAAGATTCCAAAGGATTGGCAATACCATACAATAGCTACCAAGGAGCTCTAAAAAAAACGGATAAGTTAACTGCTAAAACTAAAGATTCTAATAAAAATCTTTTAAAATTTTACACGTATCTTTCTAATTTAAAAACCAATTTAGTACGTTTTAATTTAGATGAATTTAAGCAAGATATTGACCAAGGAATGTATTTTGATTCTAGTATTCCACAAGGTTATGGTGTTGGAAGTTCAGGAGCTTTAGTAGCTTCAATTTATGATAAATATGCAACTAGTAAAATTACAGTTTTAGAAAATCTTACACGCGATAAATTATTGAAATTAAAAGAAGTATTTTCTTTAATGGAATCCTTTTTTCATGGTAAAAGTTCTGGATTAGATCCTTTAAATTCGTACTTGAGTTTGCCAATTTTAATAAATTCAAAAGACAATTTAGAGGCAACAGGTATTCCATCTCAAAAAGAAGGAAAAGGCGCTGTATTTTTATTAGATTCTGAAATTATTGGAGAAACAGAACCAATGGTTAACATTTTTATGAATAAAATGAAAAACGAAGGTTTTAGAAGAATGATTGATGAAGACTTTGCAAAATGTACCGATGCTTGTATAGATGATTTTTTACATGGAAATATAAAATCGTTATTTGGTAATGTTAAAAATTTATCTAAAATAGTACTTGATAATTTTAAACCTATGATTCCTAAACGCTTTCATACTATTTGGCAAAAAGGAATAGAATCTAACGATTATTATTTAAAATTGTGTGGTTCTGGTGGAGGTGGTTATATTTTAGGTTTTACTGAAGATTTTAGTAAAACTAAAACCATTTTAAAAGACTATAAACTAGAATTAGTTTATAGATTCTAA
- a CDS encoding pseudouridine synthase, with protein sequence MNSNKNSSRGRQQGKKKPQGTFTRKFDAKKKFSKNRDTFSKAPKKQTTSNPEVDGIRLNKYIANSGICSRREADVFIAAGSAMVNGKVITEMGYKVKLTDEVRFDGSLISPEKKRYVLLNKPKNFITTMDDDRGRKTVMELVGNASKERIYPVGRLDRNTTGLLLFTNDGELAKKLTHPKHNIQKIYHASLDKKLTNADLNKIAEGFVLDEKRVIVDDISYILNQPKSEVGVKIHSGRNRIVRRIFEHFNYKVVKLDRVIFAGLTKKDLPRGHWRHLTEMEVNNLKML encoded by the coding sequence ATGAATTCAAATAAAAACTCGTCGAGAGGACGACAACAAGGAAAAAAGAAACCTCAAGGTACATTTACTAGAAAATTTGATGCTAAAAAGAAATTTTCTAAAAATAGAGATACTTTTTCAAAAGCACCTAAAAAACAAACTACCAGTAATCCAGAAGTTGACGGAATACGTTTAAATAAATACATTGCAAATTCAGGAATTTGTTCTAGAAGAGAAGCAGATGTTTTTATTGCGGCAGGAAGTGCAATGGTAAATGGAAAGGTGATTACAGAAATGGGCTATAAAGTTAAATTAACTGACGAAGTTAGGTTTGATGGTTCTTTAATTAGTCCTGAAAAAAAGCGTTATGTCTTATTAAATAAACCGAAGAATTTTATTACTACTATGGATGATGATAGAGGTAGAAAAACGGTTATGGAATTAGTTGGCAATGCATCAAAAGAGCGTATTTATCCTGTAGGTAGGTTGGATAGAAATACAACAGGACTATTGTTGTTTACAAATGATGGGGAATTGGCTAAAAAATTAACACATCCAAAACACAATATACAAAAAATTTACCACGCTTCGTTAGATAAAAAATTAACGAATGCCGATTTAAATAAAATTGCAGAAGGTTTTGTTTTAGATGAAAAACGAGTTATTGTAGATGATATTTCGTATATTTTAAATCAACCAAAAAGTGAAGTTGGAGTAAAAATTCATTCAGGAAGAAATAGAATTGTCCGTAGAATTTTTGAACATTTTAATTATAAAGTAGTAAAACTAGATAGAGTTATTTTTGCTGGCTTAACTAAAAAAGATTTACCAAGAGGACACTGGAGACATTTAACAGAAATGGAAGTTAATAATTTAAAAATGCTTTAA